Proteins encoded by one window of Sulfurospirillum barnesii SES-3:
- a CDS encoding MoaD/ThiS family protein, whose protein sequence is MYIILNAFSFLREKLAQKGIPYLDAQWMIDDKTRVVDLIDSLGLKQSDVEAVFLNHTVSSKETLLKEGDRVALLPPGTPGSYRLLSGLKEEH, encoded by the coding sequence ATGTATATTATACTCAATGCTTTTTCCTTTTTACGTGAAAAATTGGCACAAAAAGGGATCCCTTATTTGGATGCACAATGGATGATTGATGATAAAACACGCGTGGTTGATTTGATTGATTCATTGGGCTTGAAACAAAGTGATGTTGAAGCAGTCTTTTTAAACCATACGGTTAGTTCGAAAGAAACCCTTTTAAAGGAAGGGGATAGGGTAGCTCTTTTGCCTCCAGGAACGCCTGGTTCGTACAGACTTCTCTCAGGCTTAAAAGAAGAGCATTAA
- a CDS encoding response regulator transcription factor — MKMLLLEDDILLNTAITHYLSSIGHAITSVRDGNVCLNVLQTKTFDLLIFDINVPNIDGLSIIEKLHAMKKMVPVIFISTLIDIEDITRAFELGCFDYLKKPFHLKELGLRINKIAQSKPITLCHKRLSKCYSYNSETMALYFNDTPEVLSKRQLKIIDFLAHNKGFVCSYEMFMEHVWDDVDVDIPTIRAEINRLKHLLKEDFIVNIRGIGYMVKRSE, encoded by the coding sequence ATGAAAATGCTACTACTCGAAGATGATATATTACTGAATACTGCCATTACACATTATCTAAGCTCTATTGGACATGCCATAACATCGGTACGTGATGGAAATGTTTGTTTAAATGTACTTCAAACCAAAACATTTGACCTTTTAATCTTTGACATTAATGTTCCCAATATTGATGGGCTTAGCATTATTGAAAAACTCCATGCTATGAAAAAAATGGTTCCTGTTATCTTTATTTCAACACTGATTGATATTGAAGATATTACAAGAGCTTTTGAACTGGGTTGTTTCGATTATTTAAAAAAACCTTTTCATCTTAAAGAGTTGGGACTTAGAATCAATAAAATCGCACAAAGTAAACCTATAACGCTCTGTCACAAAAGACTCTCAAAATGCTATAGCTATAATTCAGAGACAATGGCGCTTTATTTTAATGATACTCCTGAAGTGCTCTCTAAACGACAACTAAAAATTATTGATTTTTTAGCGCACAACAAAGGTTTTGTGTGTAGTTATGAAATGTTTATGGAACATGTATGGGATGATGTAGATGTGGATATTCCAACGATTAGAGCTGAAATAAACCGTTTAAAACACCTATTAAAGGAAGATTTTATAGTAAACATAAGGGGAATAGGTTATATGGTAAAACGCTCAGAATAG
- a CDS encoding aldehyde ferredoxin oxidoreductase C-terminal domain-containing protein: MADLIYRVNMTNLSFKIEEVPAQWLGLGGRALTSTIVAQEVDPECHPLGPNNKLVFAPGLLSGTSASNSGRNSCGAKSPLTGGIKESNVGGTSAGIMSKLGVKALIIEGMPKNENVFYQLHVTKNKVEFIEVPELVGLDNYAVLDAIAAKYDKKVAVMTIGRVGEMRMNLANISVKDPGGKLRSHGRGGLGAVMGSKKIKCITVDAENYKEVTIADPEKFKEASKVFTKALQENPISGEGLPAFGTNVLVNILNEAGGLPTRNFRAGNWEFAENICGETMAENIKARGGKTTHGCHAGCVIQCSQVYNDKDGNYLTSGFEYETIWALGANFGIKDLDLIAKMDGLMDDLGVDSIETSVTLGLAVDAGILAYGDGEKAYELLSKDLPNGTAMGRIIGSGTHILGKIYGLVRVPTVKGQGIPAYEPRAVKGQGITYATSTMGADHTSGYAVATNILNSGGHVDPLKKEGQVDLARNLQIATAAVDSTGMCIFVAFPALDDPKCLPALVDMINARFGCTLTIDDVVNLGKTILKTEHEFNIKAGLNSADDRLPEFMKYEVLPPHNVVWDFTGEEIDAFWNF; this comes from the coding sequence ATGGCTGATCTAATTTATCGTGTCAACATGACCAATCTTAGTTTTAAAATTGAAGAGGTTCCTGCTCAGTGGTTAGGGCTTGGTGGCCGTGCGCTCACCTCAACTATTGTTGCACAAGAGGTCGATCCAGAGTGTCATCCTCTAGGCCCCAATAATAAACTTGTTTTTGCCCCTGGACTTCTTTCAGGAACATCTGCATCTAATTCAGGTCGTAACTCCTGTGGCGCTAAAAGCCCTTTGACAGGTGGTATTAAAGAATCAAACGTTGGTGGTACGAGTGCGGGTATTATGTCAAAACTTGGTGTTAAAGCATTGATTATTGAGGGTATGCCTAAAAATGAGAATGTTTTTTATCAATTACATGTAACCAAAAATAAAGTTGAGTTTATTGAAGTGCCTGAGCTTGTAGGGCTTGATAACTACGCTGTTTTAGATGCAATCGCTGCAAAATATGACAAAAAAGTAGCCGTTATGACCATTGGTCGTGTAGGTGAAATGCGTATGAACCTTGCGAATATCTCTGTTAAAGATCCTGGCGGAAAACTCAGAAGTCATGGCCGTGGCGGTCTGGGTGCTGTTATGGGTTCTAAAAAAATTAAATGTATCACGGTGGATGCTGAAAACTATAAAGAAGTCACCATTGCTGATCCTGAAAAATTCAAAGAAGCCAGTAAAGTTTTCACCAAAGCGCTTCAAGAAAATCCTATCAGTGGAGAGGGGTTACCTGCATTTGGTACCAACGTTCTAGTTAACATCCTTAACGAAGCAGGTGGTCTTCCAACCCGTAACTTTAGAGCTGGAAATTGGGAATTTGCTGAGAATATTTGTGGTGAAACCATGGCAGAAAATATTAAAGCAAGAGGTGGAAAAACAACCCATGGTTGTCACGCAGGTTGTGTTATCCAATGTTCACAAGTTTATAACGACAAAGATGGCAATTACCTCACATCAGGCTTTGAATACGAGACCATTTGGGCACTTGGTGCAAACTTTGGTATTAAAGATTTAGATTTAATCGCCAAAATGGATGGATTAATGGATGATTTGGGTGTAGATTCTATCGAAACAAGCGTCACATTAGGACTTGCAGTGGATGCGGGTATTTTAGCGTACGGTGATGGCGAAAAAGCGTATGAGCTTTTATCAAAAGATTTACCAAATGGTACAGCAATGGGTCGTATTATTGGTAGTGGCACCCATATTTTAGGAAAAATTTATGGTTTAGTGCGTGTTCCAACCGTTAAAGGTCAAGGTATTCCAGCGTATGAGCCACGTGCGGTAAAAGGTCAAGGTATCACCTATGCGACCTCAACCATGGGCGCAGATCATACTTCAGGGTACGCTGTTGCCACCAACATCCTTAACAGCGGTGGTCATGTTGATCCACTCAAAAAAGAAGGACAAGTTGATCTTGCACGAAATCTTCAAATTGCAACTGCAGCGGTTGATAGTACAGGTATGTGTATCTTTGTTGCCTTCCCAGCCCTTGATGATCCAAAATGTTTACCTGCCTTAGTTGATATGATCAATGCACGCTTTGGATGTACTCTTACAATCGATGATGTGGTCAATTTAGGTAAAACTATTCTTAAAACTGAACATGAATTTAACATCAAAGCGGGTCTTAACAGTGCGGACGATAGACTACCTGAATTTATGAAATATGAAGTACTACCTCCACACAATGTGGTTTGGGACTTCACAGGAGAAGAAATTGATGCGTTCTGGAATTTTTGA
- a CDS encoding tetrahydrodipicolinate N-succinyltransferase N-terminal domain-containing protein, whose translation MAVRVSIDEADFAALVSEIESQEGYRRPIAFGIARVDRGQLNPEKILQASFPVVNWNENFGSAAIFIAALQASGVDVDFTSSEFVYDVKKKFVRNAMNAFTPYLNLAFGDAHKNVQVIKTLDWIAQTEKLKKEYRIVFLFEDDKPLSPEAVYLKLYALSTGKAALRTVDLTGAFGVLENVAWSFGQPIELAWLREHEIEMKLMGEYPLIESVDKFPRFLSHIIPADNTRILDTSKVRMGAQLHAGTTIMPGASYVNFNAGTTGAVMVEGRISSSVVVGRGSDVGGGASILGVLSGTNGNPVSIGENTLLGANSVTGIPLGDGCIVDAGIAILEGTKIGVSASELAKIVEANPKVKLKKAGKEEMVFFKGLELSGLHGIHFRQNSVNGMIIATRSKREIKLNSELH comes from the coding sequence ATGGCAGTACGTGTGAGTATTGATGAAGCTGATTTTGCAGCATTGGTAAGTGAAATTGAATCACAAGAGGGGTATAGAAGACCGATTGCATTTGGTATTGCACGGGTGGATAGAGGGCAACTAAACCCTGAAAAGATTCTTCAAGCCAGTTTTCCTGTTGTTAACTGGAATGAAAATTTTGGAAGTGCGGCTATTTTTATTGCAGCATTGCAAGCCAGCGGTGTGGATGTTGATTTTACGAGCAGTGAGTTTGTTTATGATGTGAAAAAAAAGTTTGTGAGAAATGCTATGAATGCCTTTACTCCCTACTTAAATCTTGCCTTTGGCGATGCGCATAAAAATGTTCAAGTGATTAAAACACTTGATTGGATTGCTCAGACTGAAAAATTGAAAAAAGAGTATCGCATTGTCTTTTTATTTGAAGATGATAAGCCTTTAAGTCCTGAGGCGGTCTATTTGAAACTCTATGCACTCTCTACAGGTAAGGCAGCGCTTCGAACAGTTGATTTAACGGGTGCGTTTGGTGTGTTGGAAAATGTGGCATGGTCTTTTGGTCAGCCTATTGAGCTTGCATGGCTTAGAGAGCATGAGATTGAGATGAAACTGATGGGTGAATATCCACTGATTGAGTCTGTTGATAAATTTCCACGCTTTTTATCGCATATTATTCCAGCGGATAATACACGTATTTTAGATACTAGCAAAGTAAGAATGGGTGCGCAGTTACATGCGGGTACTACCATTATGCCAGGTGCGAGTTACGTGAACTTCAATGCAGGCACCACAGGTGCTGTAATGGTTGAAGGACGTATTAGTTCTTCAGTTGTCGTAGGTCGGGGCAGTGATGTTGGTGGTGGTGCAAGTATTTTAGGCGTACTCAGTGGTACCAATGGCAATCCTGTGAGCATTGGTGAGAACACGCTTTTAGGTGCAAATTCAGTCACAGGTATTCCTTTAGGAGATGGCTGTATTGTGGATGCGGGTATTGCAATTTTAGAGGGAACAAAAATTGGCGTAAGTGCCAGTGAGCTTGCCAAAATTGTCGAAGCCAATCCAAAAGTAAAGCTTAAAAAAGCAGGCAAAGAAGAGATGGTGTTTTTTAAAGGCTTAGAACTTTCAGGTCTTCATGGCATTCATTTCCGCCAAAACAGTGTTAATGGGATGATTATTGCAACACGTAGCAAACGAGAAATAAAACTTAACAGTGAGTTGCACTGA
- a CDS encoding Mrp/NBP35 family ATP-binding protein, with product MLNKERVQEALCRVKYPGFEKDIVTFGFVKAIEVSENNVYVETEIVSSSKEVAEELKASIEKAIKDLGAGRIDVVVKQPKPPVEKSNSQSGKNMAPHIKNFVMVSSGKGGVGKTTTTVNLAIALASQGKKVGLLDADIYGPNVPRMMGVVDTHPEIVGQKVKPIVAYGVEMMSMGSLMEGGQSLIWRGAMIMKAIEQLLRDILWSDLDVLFIDMPPGTGDAQLTLAQSVPVTTGICVTTPQQVALDDTERSLDMFQKLHIPIAGIMENMSGFICPETNKEYDIFGKGTTKPLAEKFNTIVIGEIPIEPAVREGGDAGKPVTFFHPSSETAKRYQESARKLWECIEKVNEEGGVSNEAIQPTMGVNGSPSACSSK from the coding sequence ATGTTAAATAAAGAGAGAGTTCAAGAAGCGCTTTGTAGGGTCAAGTACCCAGGTTTTGAAAAAGATATTGTGACTTTTGGATTTGTAAAAGCCATTGAAGTATCAGAGAATAATGTTTATGTTGAGACCGAAATTGTCTCTTCAAGTAAAGAAGTGGCTGAGGAATTAAAAGCTTCGATTGAAAAAGCTATTAAAGATTTAGGGGCAGGGCGCATAGATGTTGTTGTCAAACAACCAAAACCTCCTGTTGAAAAAAGCAACTCACAATCGGGTAAAAATATGGCTCCACACATTAAAAATTTTGTGATGGTAAGCTCAGGAAAAGGAGGTGTTGGTAAAACCACCACCACCGTTAACTTAGCCATTGCGCTTGCAAGTCAGGGCAAAAAAGTAGGTTTATTGGATGCTGATATTTATGGACCTAATGTGCCTCGTATGATGGGCGTGGTTGATACACATCCTGAGATTGTGGGTCAAAAAGTAAAGCCAATTGTTGCATACGGGGTTGAGATGATGAGTATGGGCTCTTTAATGGAGGGTGGTCAGTCACTCATCTGGAGAGGAGCAATGATTATGAAAGCCATTGAGCAGCTCTTGCGTGATATTTTATGGAGCGATTTGGATGTTCTTTTTATCGATATGCCTCCAGGAACAGGTGATGCACAGCTGACTTTAGCACAAAGTGTGCCTGTTACAACGGGTATTTGTGTAACAACGCCTCAGCAAGTTGCGCTTGATGATACCGAGCGAAGCTTAGACATGTTCCAAAAATTACACATTCCTATTGCAGGAATCATGGAAAATATGAGTGGATTTATCTGCCCTGAGACGAATAAAGAGTATGATATCTTCGGTAAGGGAACCACAAAGCCTTTGGCGGAGAAGTTTAATACAATTGTTATAGGTGAAATTCCAATAGAGCCAGCCGTACGTGAGGGTGGTGATGCAGGAAAACCTGTGACGTTTTTCCATCCAAGCAGTGAAACCGCTAAGCGCTACCAAGAATCAGCACGTAAACTTTGGGAGTGCATTGAAAAAGTCAATGAAGAGGGTGGGGTAAGCAACGAGGCAATTCAGCCAACCATGGGTGTGAATGGTAGCCCCAGTGCGTGTTCAAGCAAATAA
- a CDS encoding glycosyltransferase family 2 protein, with translation MKYFKYVLLSMVITSLVHVFLWTRGGDKIVTSPQIGDKIESLSYTPYRGFEKAPKSDEEIAKDMKIIEQTARKVRTYAIDDAKRVLSNLADNKLKVDIGLWLSGDKGANEYEIETLFELTKLYYPKIASIIVGNEVLLRADLSPEELIAYIDRVSKRTRIPVTTAEVQHVWLTNKELARHVDFINVHILPYWEKIPIEQTLAFAKEKYDAIAAMYPKKPITIGEFGWPSSGYNNEKAEATLTNQIAAITGFLEMANAEKWSYNIVEAFDQPWKGVHEGSVGPYWGLFDINKQPKFHFIKQTVLNPLWRYQMAGAVFFGLLLTFFGLRNQRVNFAHAITYSFAAQAMGFGIAMAATYPFIYYMNFGMWVMWTMGIFLMIPLVIITLAKINELFKCTLGIAPKRLAPLNLKSEHVPFVSIHVPAYKEQPHVLIETLDSLAKLTYTNYEVLVVINNTTEEFYWKPIEEHCAKLGEKFVFLNITCKGFKAGALNEALKYTNEKAEILAVIDADYVVGENWLIDLVPLFDDPKVALVQAPQDHRDGNESLIKQAMNAEYAGFFDIGMVERNEENAIVAHGTMLMARLSAMHEVGDWTTYTIVEDSELGLRLFEAGYTAHYTNRRYGWGLLPDTVEAFRTQRHRWAYGAIQILKHHWRRFLPSSKTLTPYQKYHFVAGWFFWLSDAFGAMTAFLNIFWVPFIIFVGVTIPTLPLTLPIVVAFLVNILHASILYRTRVKMGIKETVLSAIASMSLQLVIFKAVYDGFVKDGLPFKRTEKGGNTKKTNTNPIRHEMILATLLTISFFALYFTNYTRITEIYVFSFTLLIQSIPYYSAIVLRIIELQSLKPKK, from the coding sequence TTGAAATATTTCAAATATGTCCTACTTTCTATGGTTATCACATCCCTTGTACACGTTTTCTTATGGACAAGAGGTGGTGATAAAATTGTCACGTCACCGCAAATTGGTGATAAAATAGAATCCCTCTCCTACACGCCTTATCGAGGATTTGAAAAAGCACCTAAAAGCGATGAAGAGATTGCTAAGGATATGAAAATTATCGAGCAAACTGCACGAAAAGTGCGAACCTACGCCATTGATGATGCGAAAAGGGTTTTAAGTAATTTAGCAGACAACAAACTCAAAGTCGATATAGGTCTTTGGCTCTCAGGCGATAAGGGTGCCAATGAGTATGAAATTGAAACTTTATTTGAACTAACCAAACTGTATTACCCTAAAATCGCTTCTATTATTGTAGGTAATGAGGTTTTGCTTCGTGCTGACTTGAGCCCTGAAGAACTCATAGCCTATATTGACCGTGTTTCAAAACGCACCCGTATTCCTGTGACAACGGCAGAAGTACAACATGTTTGGCTCACCAACAAAGAGCTAGCACGTCACGTCGATTTCATTAATGTCCATATCTTACCCTATTGGGAAAAAATTCCTATCGAACAGACCTTAGCTTTTGCCAAAGAAAAATACGATGCGATTGCAGCAATGTATCCTAAAAAGCCTATTACCATCGGAGAGTTTGGATGGCCAAGCAGTGGATACAATAATGAAAAAGCAGAAGCCACACTGACCAATCAAATTGCAGCCATCACTGGCTTTTTAGAGATGGCAAATGCTGAGAAATGGAGCTACAACATTGTTGAAGCGTTCGATCAGCCATGGAAAGGTGTGCATGAGGGAAGTGTTGGACCTTATTGGGGACTTTTTGATATTAACAAACAACCTAAATTTCATTTTATTAAGCAAACTGTTCTGAATCCTCTTTGGCGTTATCAAATGGCAGGCGCTGTCTTCTTTGGTTTACTCCTCACTTTTTTTGGTCTTCGTAATCAAAGGGTTAATTTTGCACATGCCATTACGTATAGCTTTGCGGCACAAGCTATGGGCTTTGGTATAGCTATGGCAGCAACCTATCCGTTTATTTATTACATGAACTTTGGTATGTGGGTCATGTGGACCATGGGTATTTTTCTGATGATTCCATTGGTGATTATCACCCTAGCTAAAATTAATGAGCTTTTTAAATGCACCTTAGGAATCGCACCAAAACGTCTGGCTCCTCTTAATCTTAAATCCGAACATGTTCCATTTGTTTCTATTCATGTTCCTGCCTACAAAGAACAACCCCATGTACTGATTGAAACACTTGATTCGCTTGCAAAACTTACGTACACAAACTATGAAGTATTGGTTGTTATCAATAACACAACAGAAGAGTTTTATTGGAAACCCATTGAAGAGCATTGTGCCAAATTGGGTGAAAAATTTGTCTTTTTAAACATTACATGTAAAGGATTTAAAGCAGGAGCACTCAATGAAGCCCTTAAATACACCAATGAAAAAGCAGAGATTCTAGCAGTTATTGATGCTGATTATGTGGTGGGTGAAAACTGGCTTATTGATTTAGTTCCTCTTTTTGATGACCCAAAAGTAGCCCTTGTTCAAGCACCGCAAGACCACCGTGATGGCAATGAATCGCTTATTAAACAAGCAATGAACGCAGAATATGCGGGATTCTTTGACATTGGTATGGTTGAGAGAAATGAAGAAAATGCAATTGTCGCACATGGCACGATGCTGATGGCACGCCTTTCAGCCATGCATGAAGTGGGGGATTGGACAACGTATACTATTGTGGAAGATTCAGAACTAGGACTTCGCCTTTTTGAAGCAGGCTATACCGCACATTATACCAACAGACGTTATGGATGGGGATTACTCCCTGATACGGTAGAAGCCTTTCGAACGCAGCGCCACCGATGGGCGTATGGTGCCATTCAAATTTTAAAACATCATTGGAGACGTTTTCTACCCTCTTCTAAAACATTAACGCCTTACCAAAAATACCATTTTGTAGCGGGGTGGTTCTTTTGGCTTTCCGATGCCTTTGGTGCGATGACTGCTTTTTTAAATATTTTCTGGGTTCCATTTATCATCTTTGTAGGAGTCACCATTCCTACCCTTCCATTAACACTGCCCATTGTTGTAGCCTTTTTGGTCAATATTTTACACGCTTCTATTTTGTATCGAACGCGGGTCAAAATGGGCATAAAAGAGACGGTATTAAGCGCTATTGCGTCTATGAGTCTGCAATTGGTTATTTTTAAAGCGGTGTACGATGGTTTTGTTAAAGATGGTCTTCCTTTTAAACGCACCGAAAAAGGTGGAAATACAAAAAAAACCAATACCAATCCTATCCGTCATGAGATGATTTTAGCAACCCTGCTTACTATCTCCTTTTTTGCTCTTTATTTTACAAACTATACACGCATTACTGAAATTTATGTTTTTTCCTTTACGCTTTTAATTCAAAGTATCCCTTATTACTCTGCTATTGTTCTACGCATTATCGAACTTCAATCCCTAAAACCTAAAAAGTAG
- a CDS encoding MoaD/ThiS family protein has translation MHVFVKLFAQYREGRFKAEQKEYPEGTTAQTVIDTLDLESVSPLGVLMANGRHVDVSYVLQEGDEIALFPKVGGG, from the coding sequence ATGCACGTTTTTGTTAAACTTTTTGCTCAATACCGAGAAGGTCGCTTTAAAGCAGAGCAAAAAGAATATCCCGAAGGTACAACCGCACAAACGGTCATAGATACACTTGATCTTGAGAGTGTATCGCCTTTGGGTGTGTTAATGGCAAATGGGAGACATGTTGATGTATCGTATGTGCTACAAGAGGGCGATGAAATCGCTCTCTTTCCAAAAGTGGGTGGAGGTTAA
- a CDS encoding HesA/MoeB/ThiF family protein, with the protein MERLDFLRTHLEEGFLPLKTSFEAMKRFTCNFRDIEEEALKAGILPLRYKRNQKTISTQEQYTLFQSHVVIIGCGGLGGFVSEMLTRIGIGRLTLIDGDVFEEHNLNRQNFSTTKTLGRFKAEVVKENLEAINPALHVKAISRFFDPHSDTVLLKDADVVVDALDNPDLKCALADLTQEEHKAFVHGAIAGYYSQFASCTPLHHLYKEKGDGVEKKSGNPSFTVCFAAAIQSTEVIKLLLGKPHLQAPLMGDLWEYELISL; encoded by the coding sequence ATGGAGCGTTTAGATTTTTTACGTACACATTTAGAAGAAGGTTTTTTACCTTTAAAAACAAGTTTTGAAGCCATGAAACGCTTTACATGTAACTTTCGTGACATCGAAGAGGAAGCACTTAAGGCAGGTATTTTACCCCTGCGCTACAAACGCAACCAAAAGACCATTTCCACACAAGAACAATACACATTATTTCAATCGCATGTGGTAATTATTGGCTGTGGCGGCTTAGGCGGATTTGTGAGTGAGATGCTCACACGTATTGGTATTGGAAGATTAACCCTCATTGATGGTGATGTTTTTGAGGAGCATAATCTCAATCGTCAAAATTTTTCAACCACAAAAACACTTGGACGCTTTAAAGCAGAAGTTGTAAAAGAGAATCTTGAAGCCATTAATCCTGCCTTACATGTAAAGGCTATCAGCCGTTTTTTTGATCCACATAGCGATACTGTTTTACTCAAAGATGCCGATGTTGTTGTTGATGCACTGGATAATCCAGATCTAAAATGCGCCCTTGCCGACCTGACTCAAGAAGAGCATAAAGCATTTGTGCATGGAGCTATTGCAGGGTATTACAGTCAGTTTGCGAGTTGTACGCCGCTTCATCATCTCTACAAAGAGAAAGGAGATGGTGTTGAAAAAAAATCAGGCAATCCCTCCTTTACTGTTTGCTTTGCCGCTGCTATTCAAAGCACTGAAGTCATCAAACTACTCTTAGGGAAACCTCACTTACAAGCCCCTTTGATGGGAGATTTATGGGAATATGAGCTAATTTCGCTATAA
- a CDS encoding GGDEF domain-containing protein, translating into MQRFKEAFFTFHTLCFGMILAAVLISYFHLLPNYLYYFVWQSTFLFLFISLALSLYFNKSKLFVLLLFPLFFTLCLAFPNTLFSKLSVSAFWHIAPLISAFGYLLIYALQERGLFSSFGALRTSVGVFMLILGYMGLNAFSPSLEQALDTPILHVSLQGLSKASDFILIMSFIALLFIFLISLLFETQSQKAPFWMLLAQMMPYLFLQDSNAFVLFALVSTLIAITALIHDAYRMAYIDTLTGIPSRRALEERFLRLGSSYLIAMVDIDFFKKFNDTFGHDIGDDVLKLVAKELTHVKNGGKAFRYGGEEFTILFSGKKKEECIMALEEVREAIFRRGFVIRDKNRPLKPPKTGQKQAPLKKERLSVSIGVALSQKGKTPYDSIKEADAALYKAKESGRNCLICA; encoded by the coding sequence ATGCAACGATTTAAAGAGGCTTTTTTCACCTTTCATACACTTTGCTTTGGGATGATTTTAGCGGCTGTATTGATCAGCTACTTTCATCTCTTGCCCAATTATCTCTACTACTTTGTTTGGCAAAGCACCTTTCTCTTTTTGTTTATTTCCCTTGCATTGAGTCTTTATTTTAACAAGAGTAAACTTTTCGTTTTACTGCTTTTTCCTCTTTTTTTTACACTTTGTTTGGCATTTCCCAATACCTTATTTTCAAAACTCAGTGTCTCTGCTTTTTGGCATATTGCTCCACTAATAAGCGCCTTTGGCTATTTACTGATTTATGCCTTGCAAGAGCGTGGACTTTTTAGCAGTTTTGGAGCCCTTCGCACAAGCGTGGGTGTTTTCATGCTTATCCTTGGCTATATGGGGCTCAATGCTTTTTCACCTTCACTAGAACAAGCACTGGATACGCCCATTTTACATGTAAGCCTTCAAGGATTAAGCAAAGCCAGTGATTTTATTCTTATCATGTCGTTTATTGCTCTGCTTTTTATTTTTTTAATTTCCCTTCTTTTTGAAACACAAAGCCAAAAAGCTCCTTTTTGGATGCTCCTTGCACAAATGATGCCCTACCTTTTTTTACAAGACAGTAATGCTTTTGTACTCTTCGCCCTTGTTAGTACACTCATTGCTATTACCGCACTGATTCACGATGCGTATCGCATGGCATACATTGACACACTCACAGGAATTCCTTCAAGAAGAGCTTTAGAAGAGCGTTTTTTACGTTTAGGTTCTTCGTATCTTATTGCTATGGTTGACATTGATTTTTTTAAAAAATTTAACGATACGTTTGGACATGATATTGGCGATGATGTCTTAAAATTAGTTGCAAAAGAGTTAACACACGTTAAAAATGGAGGAAAAGCCTTTCGTTATGGTGGCGAAGAATTTACTATTTTGTTTAGTGGGAAGAAAAAAGAAGAGTGTATTATGGCATTAGAAGAGGTGCGAGAAGCCATCTTCCGCAGAGGCTTTGTCATTCGTGATAAAAATCGCCCTCTAAAACCTCCAAAAACAGGACAAAAACAAGCACCGCTTAAAAAAGAGCGCCTTTCTGTCAGTATTGGTGTGGCACTTTCTCAAAAAGGAAAGACACCTTATGATAGTATTAAAGAAGCTGATGCAGCCCTTTACAAAGCAAAGGAGAGTGGAAGAAACTGCCTAATTTGTGCATAA